From a region of the Chlorocebus sabaeus isolate Y175 chromosome 23, mChlSab1.0.hap1, whole genome shotgun sequence genome:
- the SPINK7 gene encoding serine protease inhibitor Kazal-type 7 yields MKITGGLLLLCTVFYFCSSSEAASLSSKKVDCSIYKKYPVVAIPCPITYLPVCGSDYITYGNECHLCTESL; encoded by the exons ATGAAGATCACTGGGGGTCTCCTTCTGCTCTGCACAGTGTTCTATTTCTGTAGCAGCTCAG AAGCTGCTAGTCTGTCTTCAAAAAAA GTGGACTGCAGCATTTACAAGAAGTATCCAGTGGTGGCCATCCCCTGTCCCATCACATACCTGCCAGTTTGTGGTTCTGACTACATCACCTATGGGAATGAATGTCACTTGTGTACTGAGAGCTTGTGA